A stretch of DNA from Shewanella sediminis HAW-EB3:
AAATAGCAGTTCATACCTTAGCCCATGCAGCCAGCAGTTGATGCGCAGCATCGGCTCTGTGAAATACAGGGAGCTCGATGCTTTACAAGAGAGTCGACCGACAAGCTCAATGCTCACAGCCTAGTGCTGGAAATATAAGTCTACTTGTATAAAGACAGGGCTTAAGAAATTAGACGGGAGGTTTACAGCGGAAGGTACAACTTCGGGCTACTCTCAATGGTAAAGAGTACACTCGGGATAGGTCGCGGCTGCGCGCGGCCAATCCTTATTGTTAGACATCGACATTACTACTTCTGAGACACTAGACGCGCCCACTTTACGTCGTCTTTGTTCTTGAGGATGCTTGGCTGATCTTCCAACATGAAGATACACTCCAACCCCAACTTTTTGGCTTGCTTTACGGTATGGTTCGCATCTGTTTGGTACACGTGCGTCCCCATACCGGGAGGACCATTCCGAAGTGAAAAAGCACATATTCCACCACTGTTCAGAAGAGATGCAAACCGTTTCATTGCCAGTGCTCCCTCAGCTTCATTAAGATGATGCCAAACTCCAATGACGAGAATTAAATCAAATTTACTTTGATCAGATCTCAGGCACTCTATCATTGGCAAACTACCATTTAGCCATGTTATTGGGAGAACTGAATATTTAATACGCGCAGCGTCCAAAAACTCAGTCATTGGCTCAACTGCCACGACCGAATAGCCTAACTCTGCTAGTGCTGCAGAATTTTGACCTGCGCCCGCGCCTACATCCAGAACTAGCCCAGAGATGGGAGGCAAAAAGTCAATGAAGTCTTTGCAGGCTTCATTGAAGCTTAATGACTGGCTACTTTCGATAAAACAACTAACAAATCTACCGTAACCTTTTGTACCTGGGATTTCGCTCATATTTTGTCTAAACATACCAACGCCCTAATAATGGGAGAAAAATGGTTTGCTAAAATGTTGATGAACGAAAACATAGAACTGTTTTTATTCTTATTTATTATCTTGTTACCTTGCTAAACTCTTACTTTAGATAAAAGCATAAATAAGAAAAACACCAAATCCCGCGGAGACTAATCCGCCCAAACGAGCATATGGTTTAACCTTAGTAATAACCCAATTCATTAACTGTTGAAAGCTGCTACGGCCAATTACTGTTATAAGTATCGCTGCGGTTAGTGAAAGCCAACCAAATATCTCAACTATGATTGGAAACTTGGATATATTTGACTGCAATATTAAACAGATACCAAGTATCACTCTTACGACAACAGCTAATATATGAATCCATAGCTTCTCTTTATTGGACTCCAGAAAATCAATAATCACCTTTGGACTAATAGTTAGTATTGTTCCAGCTATTACAATCAAAAGTCCAAAGACAATGATAAATAGACTCATGCGCAGACTCCTTTTGCAACTAACAACTTATTCAATAATAGCAGCAGGATAACGTTCCCGTCTGCTTGGTTATTACGGCTTAACCAACACCACTAAGCGCTTGTTGTAAATGGATTATCAGTTTACGAAATTCAAAACCCCCAACAAGAGTTACCAGAGAAGAAAATACCTCCTTCTTTATGTGAACTGTGTAACTTATTTAAGCATCTTTTTATCACGTCTTATTTGGTAAGAATCACAACTTCTCACCTTAAAGCTGAAATCGAAGAAACATAGATAATCGGTGTAAGTGAGCTTGAGGGCTTCGATTTCAGGGTGAGGTATCACAAGGTGATGCTCTTCGAACGAGAGGCAAGGATGCCGAACTGGCAGTTAAACAAGGATGTTGATTGAAATCGCAGAGTGCCCAGGGATGACTCTTTTTGAAATCAAGAACCAACGCTCTGAGAGGTTACTTACACATAAGGTCGTTCATCGGCATCCTGCCTTCACGACATTTGTGCATCCCTGCACGGCACACGCTGCAAGCGATAGATAACAATGAAGGTACGACCTTCAGCGTACTCCGCAATACCCAACACACCAAGAGTAACCAAAAAAATGCCCCCCTTCATTCCAAGGGCCGATAACTTGGTAGACAGAAACACCACAGATGCTAAAATGTCGCCCTATTTATTTCAACAACTGGATATCGGTAATGCGCGTTAGCAAGTACCTGCTTTCAACACAAAAAGAGACCCCTGCAGATGCAGAGGTGATCAGTCATCAATTAATGTTACGTGCCGGCATGATCCGTCGTAACGCTTCAGGCCTTTACAGCTGGTTGCCGACAGGACTTCGTGTGCTGCGCAAGGTAGAAGCTATCGTCCGTGAAGAGATGAATAAAGCCGGTTCTGTTGAAATCCTGATGCCTATGGTTCAGCCTGCTGATCTTTGGGTTGAGACGGGTCGCTTCGAAAAATTTGGTCCCGAGCTGCTTCGTTTCCAGGATCGCCATAACCGTGACTTCGTTCTTGGCCCTACTCACGAAGAGGTGATCACGGATATCGTGCGTAAAGAGGTTAACTCTTATAAGCAGTTGCCGCTGAATCTGTTCCAGATCCAGACTAAGTTCCGCGATGAAGTACGTCCACGTTTCGGTGTGATGCGTTCACGTGAATTCTTGATGAAAGATGCTTACTCTTTCCACTTAGATCAAGAGACCATGGACGAGACCTACGAGACAATGTTCCAGGCATATAACAACATTCTGACTCGCTTAGGTTTAGCATTCCGCCCGGTAATGGCAGACACGGGTTCTATCGGTGGCAGCATGTCACACGAGTTCCATGTACTGGCGAACAGCGGCGAAGACCTGATCGCCTACTCTACCGAGAGCGATTACGCGGCCAACATCGAAAAAGCCGAAGCGCCTATGCCAACTGAGACTCGTCAAGCCCCTGCGCTTGAGATGAGCCTGGTTAACACACCAAAGGCTAAGACCATCGCCGAGTTGGTTGAGCATCACGGCATCGCCATCGAAAAGACGGTTAAGACCCTTATCGTTAAAGGTGCAACCGAAGAAACACCTCTGGTCGCCCTCGTTGTTCGTGGCGATCATGAGCTTAACGAAGTCAAGGCCGAGAAGATCCCTGCGGTACTGGCTCCGTTTGAGTTTGCAGACGAAGCCGATATTCGTAAGGCTGTTGGTGCAGGCCCTGGTTCTATCGGTCCTGTTGGCCTCGAGATCCCTGTCTATATCGACCACGGCGTTAAAGTGATGAGCGATTTCGGCGCAGGTGCAAACCAAGATGATAAGCACTACTTCGGCATCAACTGGGAACGCGATCTTCCAGAGGCTGAAGCATTCGATCTGCGTAACATCATCGAAGGCGAAGCCAGTCCTTGTGGTCAAGGTACTATTGCTCTACTTCGCGGTATCGAAGTGGGTCATATCTTCCAGCTGGGTAAAAACTACTCTGAGGCGATGAACGCTAACGTTCTCGACCACAATGGTAAGGCGCAAACCCTGTTGATGGGTTGCTATGGCGTGGGCGTTAGCCGCATGGTTGCCGCTGCGATTGAGCAGAACCACGATGACCGTGGTATCACCTGGCCGGATGCTATTGCTCCATTCAGAGTGGGTATCTTACCGATGAACATGCATAAGTCTCATCGTGTTAAAGATATGGCTGAAAAGCTCTATCAAGACATGCAGGACGCAGGTTTCGAAGTACTGTTCGATGACCGTAAAGAGCGTGCCGGTGTGATGTTTGCCGATATGGAACTTGTCGGTCTGCCGCACGTTGTCGTGATTGGCGACCGTAATATCGATAACGGTGTGTTCGAGTATAAGAACCGCCGCACGGGTGAGAAGCAAGAGATCCCATTCGATCAAATTATCGACTTCCTTAAGTCAGCTAAGTAAGAAGCTTTACTTAAGCAAGACAGAAGACAAGAATTAGTAAAACGCCCTCAGGTTTCTGAGGGCGTTTTTTTATGACTGGATTTAGCTCAAATAACCACAGGTCGCCAAGAGCTATCTCAGATCTTCAATCACGATACCGTCATCGCTCAGACTCCCAGGGGCGACAAGCTCAACATAACCCGTGAGCTTAGTGATGGCCTTCATCGTCTGAGCGACTCGAGCCATATCAACATCGCTGCGCCCGGCATCACTCACCTCACAGTGCAACGTCATCTGATCATTATCATCGATATTTGTCACCACTAATCTCACCTTAGCCAGCTCGCCATGAGATAGCCTGATCCGTTCGACCTGCTCGGGGTGAATAAACATCCCCTTAACCTTAGTGGTCTGGTCTGCGCGTCCCTGCCAGCCTCTGATACGCATATTGGTTCTGCCGCACGAGCCGGCTCCGGGCATGATTGATGACAGATCGCCGGTGGCGAAACGAATAAGGGGATAATCCGGGTTAAAGCTGGTCACCACCACTTCGCCAATCTCACCATCTGCCACCAGCTCCTGACTACCCGGCCTGACAATCTCCACCAGTATATCTTCTGCGACAACCAATCCACTGCCAGGGCAAGTCTCATAGGCGATTAAACCGATATCGGCGGTAGCGTAGGCCTGGCTTACCGATATTCCGGTCGCTTTGAATGTGGCTTGCAGCGACGGTGTCAATGCTTCACCCGACACCAGCGCCTTAGTCATCGAGGAGATATCTCTTCCCTGCTCTTTCCCCTT
This window harbors:
- a CDS encoding class I SAM-dependent methyltransferase, with the translated sequence MFRQNMSEIPGTKGYGRFVSCFIESSQSLSFNEACKDFIDFLPPISGLVLDVGAGAGQNSAALAELGYSVVAVEPMTEFLDAARIKYSVLPITWLNGSLPMIECLRSDQSKFDLILVIGVWHHLNEAEGALAMKRFASLLNSGGICAFSLRNGPPGMGTHVYQTDANHTVKQAKKLGLECIFMLEDQPSILKNKDDVKWARLVSQK
- a CDS encoding proline--tRNA ligase codes for the protein MRVSKYLLSTQKETPADAEVISHQLMLRAGMIRRNASGLYSWLPTGLRVLRKVEAIVREEMNKAGSVEILMPMVQPADLWVETGRFEKFGPELLRFQDRHNRDFVLGPTHEEVITDIVRKEVNSYKQLPLNLFQIQTKFRDEVRPRFGVMRSREFLMKDAYSFHLDQETMDETYETMFQAYNNILTRLGLAFRPVMADTGSIGGSMSHEFHVLANSGEDLIAYSTESDYAANIEKAEAPMPTETRQAPALEMSLVNTPKAKTIAELVEHHGIAIEKTVKTLIVKGATEETPLVALVVRGDHELNEVKAEKIPAVLAPFEFADEADIRKAVGAGPGSIGPVGLEIPVYIDHGVKVMSDFGAGANQDDKHYFGINWERDLPEAEAFDLRNIIEGEASPCGQGTIALLRGIEVGHIFQLGKNYSEAMNANVLDHNGKAQTLLMGCYGVGVSRMVAAAIEQNHDDRGITWPDAIAPFRVGILPMNMHKSHRVKDMAEKLYQDMQDAGFEVLFDDRKERAGVMFADMELVGLPHVVVIGDRNIDNGVFEYKNRRTGEKQEIPFDQIIDFLKSAK
- a CDS encoding phenylacetate--CoA ligase family protein; its protein translation is MNSVYDPNELQSPAQRECDLLARLPTFLAYAKQECDHYRHILNDIDVTAISSRQSLTSVPVTRKSDLIGLQAKNMPFAGLNASSSTPSRIFQSPGPIFEPEHDSKDWWRMGAAFYGAGFRAGERVQNCLSYHLSPGGFIMDSGAKACGCSVIPAGPGQTELQLDIIEQLRPEGYSGTPSFLNILLQKGKEQGRDISSMTKALVSGEALTPSLQATFKATGISVSQAYATADIGLIAYETCPGSGLVVAEDILVEIVRPGSQELVADGEIGEVVVTSFNPDYPLIRFATGDLSSIMPGAGSCGRTNMRIRGWQGRADQTTKVKGMFIHPEQVERIRLSHGELAKVRLVVTNIDDNDQMTLHCEVSDAGRSDVDMARVAQTMKAITKLTGYVELVAPGSLSDDGIVIEDLR